The following are from one region of the Elusimicrobiota bacterium genome:
- a CDS encoding winged helix-turn-helix domain-containing protein, with protein MMNRIGNTAGQIWRYLDKNGEVTAMKLKSALGFTNTVLYMGIGWFAREGKIHIVEHAKGYKILLKK; from the coding sequence ATGATGAACAGAATCGGAAACACAGCCGGGCAGATTTGGAGATACCTTGACAAGAACGGTGAAGTAACGGCGATGAAACTTAAATCTGCATTGGGTTTCACAAACACCGTTCTTTACATGGGCATTGGCTGGTTTGCCCGTGAAGGCAAAATTCATATAGTTGAACACGCGAAAGGTTATAAAATTTTGTTAAAAAAATAA